From candidate division TA06 bacterium, one genomic window encodes:
- a CDS encoding GxxExxY protein, with amino-acid sequence MNYIPLSPKEEEQAKKIVDAAYAVHKKLGPGLLEKVYEVCFCVSIQPQKARRAQNN; translated from the coding sequence GAATTATATACCGCTGTCACCAAAAGAAGAAGAGCAGGCAAAGAAAATCGTAGATGCCGCATATGCGGTGCATAAAAAACTGGGTCCGGGGTTGCTGGAAAAAGTTTACGAGGTATGTTTTTGCGTATCTATTCAGCCACAAAAGGCACGAAGGGCACAAAACAATTAA